In Citrus sinensis cultivar Valencia sweet orange chromosome 2, DVS_A1.0, whole genome shotgun sequence, a single genomic region encodes these proteins:
- the LOC102629346 gene encoding nuclear pore complex protein NUP155 isoform X3 produces the protein MTCITCSDKGRILLAGRDGNIYELLYTTGSGWYKRCRKVCHTAGVGNVISRWIVPNVFRFGAVDPIVELVFDNERQLLYARTEEMKLQVFVLGPNGDGPLKKVAEERNLFNQRDTHHGGRQTTGQRAPHRSTKPSVVSISPLSTLESKWLHLVAVLSDGRRMYLSTSASSGNSGTVGGVGGFNNHHFRPSCLKVVTTRPSPPLGVGGGLGFGAISLAGRNQSDDISLKVETAYYSAGTLVLSDASPPTMSSLIIVSKDPSSQSYPTGSLGTSARISRALRESVTSLPVEGRMLSVTDILPLPDTATTVQSLYSELEFCGFEISGESCEKSSGKLWARGDLSTQHILPRRRIVVFSTMGMMEVVFNRPVDILRRLFELNSPRSILEDFFNRFGAGEAAAMCLMLAARIVHSENLISNAIAEKAAEAFVDPRLVGMPQLEGSNALANTRTAAGGFSMGQVVQEAEPVFSGAYEGLCLCASRLLFPLWELPVMVMKGDAISENGVFVCRLSSGAMQVLENKIRSLEKFLRCIRNQRRGLYGYVAGMGDLSGSILYGTGADSVAGDQSLIRNLFGSYSRNADSNGAGTSTKRQRLPYSPAELAAIEVRAMECIRQLLLRSAEALFLLQLLSQHHVTRLVQGFDANLRQELVQLTFCQLVCSEEGDRLATRLISALMEYYTDPDGRGTVDDISGRLREGCPSYFKESDYKFFLAVECLERAAVTSDSEEKENLAREAFNFLSKVPESADLRTVCRRFEDLRFYEAVVRLPLQKAQALDPAGDAFNDQIDAATREYALVQLQQCYEIITSALRSLKGDSSQREFGSPVRPAGPRSALDPASRKKYICQIVQLGVQSPDRIFHEYLYRTMIDLGLENELLEYGGPDLVPFLQSAGREPIQEVRAVSGITSAASLMGQTGTPIPSNEAKYFDLLARYYVLKRQHLLAAHVLLRLAERRSTDEKDAPTLDQRRQYLSNAILQAKNATNSDSLVGSTRGAFDNGLLDLLEGKLAVLRFQTKIKDELEAIASSLETSVDMSESTQNGSAPDSSSTTDANYAKIVREKAKELSLDLKSITQLYNEYAVPFELWEICLEMLYFANYTGDADSSIIRETWARLIDQALSKGGIAEACSVLKRVGSHMYPGDGAVLPLDTLCLHLEKAALERLDSQVESVGDEDIARALLAACKGAAEPVLNTYDQLLSSGAILPSPNLRLRVLRSVLVVLREWAMSVFAKRMGTSATGASLILGGTFSADQTTVINQGIRDKITSAANRYMTEVRRLPLPQSQTGAVYRGFRELEESLISPFPLDRF, from the exons ATGACTTGTATAACATGCTCTGATAAGGGGCGTATTCTCCTAGCCGGCCGTGATGGCAACATTTATGAGTTGCTGTACACCACTGGTTCAGGCTGGTATAAGCGTTGCCGTAAAGTTTGCCATACTGCAGGTGTTGGAAATGTCATCTCAAG GTGGATTGTGCCAAATGTATTTAGATTTGGAGCTGTTGACCCCATTGTTGAACTGGTTTTTGACAATGAAAGACAGCTTCTGTATGCACGAACTGAGGAGATGAAACTTCAGGTTTTTGTTTTGGGCCCAAATGGAGATGGTCCCCTGAAGAAGGTGGCTGAAGAAAGGAACCTGTTCAATCAGAGAGATACCCATCATGGAGGTAGACAAACAACGGGACAAAGAGCCCCCCATCGGTCAACCAAGCCATCTGTAGTATCCATTTCACCTTTGTCCACTCTTGAATCGAAGTGGCTGCACCTTGTTGCTGTTTTGTCAGATGGAAGAAGGATGTACCTTTCCACTTCTGCATCTAGTGGTAACAGTGGCACTGTTGGTGGTGTGGGTGGATTCAACAATCACCATTTTAGGCCAAGCTGTTTAAAAGTTGTAACTACTAGGCCTTCTCCACCCTTAGGGGTTGGTGGAGGGCTTGGCTTTGGAGCTATATCTCTAGCTGGCAGAAATCAGAGTGATGATATCTCCTTAAAGGTTGAAACTGCATATTATTCAGCTGGAACCCTTGTCCTTTCTGATGCATCACCACCAACCATGTCTTCTCTTATAATTGTCAGCAAGGACCCCAGTTCACAGTCATATCCGACAGGTAGTTTAGGGACAAGTGCTAGGATTTCTCGTGCGCTTAGGGAATCTGTGACTTCTTTACCTGTTGAAGGCCGAATGCTTTCTGTGACAGATATTCTACCCTTACCGGACACAGCTACCACTGTTCAATCTCTATACTCAGAACTTgaattttgtggatttgaaaTCTCCGGGGAGTCCTGTGAAAAGTCATCTGGAAAACTTTGGGCTAGAGGTGACCTTTCAACCCAACATATACTTCCAAGGAGGAGAATTGTTGTTTTTAGTACTATGGGCATGATGGAAGTAGTATTCAACAGGCCTGTTGATATTCTGAGAAGATTGTTTGAGTTGAACTCTCCAAGATCAATTTTAGAAGACTTTTTTAATCGTTTTGGAGCTGGCGAGGCAGCTGCAATGTGTTTGATGTTAGCTGCTAGGATAGTTCATTCTGAAAATCTTATAAGCAATGCCATTGCCGAGAAGGCTGCCGAAGCTTTTGTTGACCCAAGGCTTGTTGGGATGCCACAACTTGAAGGTAGTAATGCATTGGCAAACACTAGGACAGCAGCAGGGGGATTCAGCATGGGGCAGGTTGTTCAAGAAGCTGAGCCTGTATTTTCAGGTGCATATGAAGGGCTCTGCCTGTGTGCGTCAAGGCTGCTATTTCCTCTTTGGGAACTTCCTGTAATGGTCATGAAAGGAGATGCCATATCTGAAAACGGGGTCTTTGTATGTAGACTTTCTTCTGGGGCTATGCAAGTGCTTGAAAACAAGATTCGTTCTTTGGAGAAGTTTTTAAGGTGTATAAGGAACCAGAGAAGGGGACTTTATGGCTACGTAGCCGGTATGGGGGACTTGAGTGGTTCTATTCTGTATGGAACTGGTGCAGATTCAGTTGCTGGTGATCAGAGTctaattagaaatttatttggtAGTTACTCACGAAATGCTGACTCGAATGGTGCTGGGACATCAACTAAAAGACAAAGATTACCATATAGTCCTGCTGAATTGGCTGCAATAGAG GTGAGGGCAATGGAATGCATCAGGCAGTTGCTTCTTAGATCTGCTGAAGCTTTGTTTTTGCTCCAGCTTCTTTCTCAGCATCATGTGACGCGCTTGGTTCAAGGGTTTGATGCTAATTTGCGGCAGGAATTGGTTCAACtgacattttgtcaactagTTTGTTCGGAGGAGGGTGACCGTCTTGCTACAAGGCTTATTTCTGCTTTGATGGAG TATTATACTGATCCTGATGGAAGGGGCACAGTTGATGATATTAGTGGGCGACTTAGAGAGGGGTGTCCAAGCTATTTCAAGGAATCTGATTACAAGTTCTTTTTAGCGGTGGAATGTCTTGAAAGGGCAGCTGTAACGTCAGACTCTGAGGAGAAGGAGAATCTTGCTAGAGAGGCCTTCAATTTCTTGAGTAAGGTCCCTGAGTCTGCAGATTTACGAACTGTTTGCAGACGGTTTGAGGACTTAAG ATTTTATGAGGCTGTGGTTCGCTTACCTCTGCAAAAGGCACAGGCTCTTGACCCAGCTGGTGATGCTTTCAATGATCAAATTGATGCAGCAACTCGAGAATATGCACTTGTTCAGCTTCAACAATGCTATGAGATAATAACCAGTGCTTTGCGATCTCTGAAAGGTGACTCTTCACAGAGGGAATTCGGGTCTCCTGTTAGACCTGCTGGACCACGGTCTGCCCTTGATCCAGCTTCAcggaagaaatatatatgccAGATTGTTCAGCTTGGTGTCCAGTCACCTGATAGAATATTTCATGAGTACCTTTATCGAACAATGATTGATTTGGGCCTTGAAAATGAACTGTTGGAGTACGGAGGTCCTGATTTGGTGCCTTTTCTGCAAAGTGCTGGTCGTGAGCCCATACAAGAG GTTCGAGCTGTCTCTGGAATAACATCAGCAGCTTCTTTGATGGGTCAAACAGGAACACCTATCCCATCTAATGAAGCCAAATACTTTGATCTTTTGGCACGATATTATGTCTTGAAACGACAACATTTACTTGCAGCTCATGTGTTGCTAAGGCTTGCTGAGAGAAGATCAACTGACGAGAAAGATGCTCCTACTCTTGATCAGAG GCGTCAATACCTAAGCAATGCCATTTTACAGGCCAAGAATGCAACCAACAGTGACAGTCTGGTGGGTTCAACTCGGGGTGCTTTTGATAATGGATTGTTAGATTTACTTGAAGGGAAGCTTGCTGTCCTTCGGTtccaaacaaaaatcaaagatGAACTGGAGGCTATAGCTTCCAGTTTAGAAACCTCAGTTGATATGTCTGAGTCTACTCAAAATGGATCAGCCCCTGATAGCAGTTCAACAACTGATGCTAACTATGCAAAAATTGTGCGAGAGAAAGCCAAAGAGCTGTCATTAGATTTAAAGAGCATCACTCAACTGTATAATGAATATGCAGTGCCATTTGAACTTTGGGAG ATATGTCTGGAAATGCTATACTTCGCAAACTATACTGGGGATGCTGATAGTAGTATTATTAGAGAAACTTGGGCTAGACTAATTGATCAGGCTCTTTCAAAGGGTGGCATTGCTGAAGCGTGTTCTGTACTGAAGAGGGTTGGTTCCCATATGTATCCTGGGGATGGAGCCGTTTTACCTCTGGATACTCTATGCCTTCACCTTGAAAAGGCTGCACTG GAGAGATTAGATTCACAGGTTGAATCTGTTGGAGATGAAGATATAGCAAGGGCTCTTCTGGCTGCTTGTAAAGGAGCCGCAGAACCTGTTTTGAACACTTATGATCAGTTATTATCCAGTGGAGCTATTTTGCCGTCACCAAACCTCAGGTTACGCGTTCTTCGATCAGTGCTCGTGGTACTTAGAGAGTGGGCAATGTCTGTATTTGCAAAAAGAATGGGTACAAGCGCTACAGGAGCATCTTTAATATTAGGTGGAACATTTTCAGCAGATCAAACAACAGTCATTAACCAAGGGATTCGAGATAAGATCACCAGTGCTGCAAACAG GTATATGACGGAGGTGCGTAGGTTGCCTTTGCCACAGAGCCAGACAGGGGCTGTTTACCGAGGATTTCGAGAACTCGAAGAGTCCCTAATAAGTCCCTTTCCTTTGGATCGATTTTGA